One genomic segment of Vagococcus intermedius includes these proteins:
- a CDS encoding 4Fe-4S dicluster domain-containing protein: MLLEKIHNSGIVGAGGAGFPTAKKLNAQAEYFIINAAECEPLLKTDHYVMKNHAKKCIEAITSVGELVQAENVVIATKGHYHEEIAALEAAISELNANITIFKMGNFYPAGDEQVIVYEVTGRTVPPGGIPLQVGCVVSNITTMLNVYEAMILDKPLTHKLLTITGEVNEPKLISVPIGTSFTKCLELAGGTPLTQFIFLNGGPMMGKIGNHNNFDDQVVTKTTSGIIVLEEKEYLYSLHERQISQIINQAKSSCIQCTLCTDLCPRYQIGIPLHPHQVMRHLSLTDVPDDIDDDPVWKQAILCCECGICEVIACPMSLSPRQVNIYVKNRLAEKGIRYKYNGEELVPKPMREYAKTPPKNILLKMGLEKYVNYKFDEMMEYESEEVFIPLKMHIGAPCQPIVEKGQKVMSGDVIATLSDEQLGAPIHASITGTVQSVGEQLIHIKKDVAV; the protein is encoded by the coding sequence ATGTTATTAGAAAAAATTCACAACTCAGGAATAGTTGGAGCTGGAGGTGCCGGTTTTCCAACCGCAAAAAAATTAAATGCCCAAGCTGAATATTTTATTATTAATGCGGCTGAATGTGAACCGTTATTGAAAACAGATCATTATGTGATGAAAAATCATGCTAAAAAATGTATTGAAGCAATTACTAGTGTGGGAGAGTTGGTTCAAGCAGAAAATGTTGTAATCGCTACGAAAGGACATTATCATGAAGAAATCGCGGCTTTAGAAGCAGCTATTAGTGAATTAAATGCTAACATAACCATTTTTAAAATGGGGAATTTTTATCCAGCAGGTGATGAACAAGTAATTGTCTATGAAGTAACAGGGCGAACAGTTCCACCAGGGGGTATTCCATTACAAGTAGGTTGTGTCGTTTCAAACATAACAACGATGTTAAATGTTTATGAAGCGATGATTTTAGATAAGCCTTTGACTCACAAACTCCTAACTATTACAGGAGAAGTTAATGAACCTAAATTAATCTCCGTACCAATCGGGACTTCATTTACCAAATGTTTAGAACTAGCAGGCGGCACGCCATTGACACAATTCATCTTTTTAAATGGCGGACCTATGATGGGGAAAATTGGCAATCATAATAATTTTGATGATCAAGTAGTGACTAAAACTACCTCTGGTATTATTGTATTAGAAGAAAAAGAGTATCTATATAGCTTGCATGAAAGACAAATTAGTCAAATTATCAATCAAGCGAAATCATCGTGTATCCAGTGTACTCTTTGTACTGATTTATGCCCGCGTTATCAAATTGGGATACCGTTACATCCTCACCAAGTGATGCGACATCTTTCTTTAACAGATGTTCCGGATGATATTGACGATGATCCGGTTTGGAAACAGGCTATTTTATGTTGTGAGTGTGGTATTTGTGAGGTGATTGCCTGTCCGATGTCTTTATCGCCACGTCAGGTTAATATCTATGTCAAAAATCGTTTAGCTGAAAAAGGCATTCGTTATAAATACAATGGGGAAGAATTAGTACCTAAGCCAATGCGAGAATATGCTAAGACGCCACCTAAAAATATTTTATTAAAAATGGGCTTAGAAAAGTATGTCAATTATAAATTCGATGAGATGATGGAGTACGAATCTGAAGAAGTCTTTATTCCTTTAAAAATGCATATTGGCGCACCTTGTCAGCCTATTGTTGAAAAAGGTCAAAAAGTTATGAGTGGGGATGTCATTGCCACGTTATCAGATGAGCAATTAGGTGCCCCAATTCATGCTAGTATTACAGGAACAGTTCAATCAGTTGGCGAGCAACTAATTCATATTAAAAAGGATGTGGCAGTATAA
- a CDS encoding acetate/propionate family kinase produces the protein MMTKVMAINSGSSSLKFKLFIMPQEEVITEGAIERIGSDEAVFSYKYNGKTSQTMPIKDHQAAVHLLLDTLTEQNIIESYDDISGVGHRISHGGTYYQDATLIDEQVEQHIDELSTLSPLHNPVNLIGIRSFKAVLPHAKQVAIFDTSFHQTIPEEFHMYALPYKYYVNYGIRRYGFHGPSHQYVSEEAKKINPAASKVITCHVGSGGSIAAIKDGKSINTSMGFTPLAGLVMGTRTGDLDPQILPFIQEQEGLNSQEIKDLMNKESGLLGLSGISNDYRDVEEAADAGNKQAEMALTVFARRIIQYVGSYAADLNGLDTLVFTAGVGEHSDRLRKAVCDSLTYLGVKIDEAKNATDSLSIEAADSKVKVLVIPTDEEVIIARDVIRIAAL, from the coding sequence ATCATGACGAAAGTAATGGCAATTAACTCGGGGAGCTCTTCTCTGAAATTCAAATTATTCATAATGCCCCAAGAAGAAGTAATAACTGAAGGGGCAATCGAGCGTATCGGATCAGATGAAGCTGTATTTTCATATAAATACAATGGCAAAACTAGCCAAACAATGCCCATTAAAGATCATCAAGCGGCGGTACATTTATTATTAGATACCTTAACTGAGCAGAATATCATTGAGTCATATGATGATATTTCAGGTGTAGGACACCGTATTTCACATGGTGGGACTTATTATCAAGATGCGACCTTAATTGACGAACAAGTCGAGCAGCACATTGACGAACTAAGTACCTTATCCCCTTTACATAATCCGGTAAACTTAATCGGGATACGTTCATTTAAAGCAGTTTTGCCACATGCGAAACAAGTTGCTATTTTTGATACATCTTTCCATCAAACGATTCCGGAAGAATTCCACATGTACGCTTTACCATATAAATATTATGTAAACTATGGTATTCGTCGTTATGGTTTCCACGGACCAAGCCATCAATATGTTTCTGAAGAAGCTAAAAAAATCAATCCTGCAGCTAGTAAAGTGATTACGTGTCATGTGGGGAGTGGCGGTAGTATTGCAGCTATTAAAGATGGTAAGTCAATCAATACGTCAATGGGCTTTACCCCTCTAGCAGGGCTTGTGATGGGGACTAGAACCGGTGATTTAGATCCACAGATCTTACCATTTATCCAAGAACAAGAAGGTCTAAACTCACAAGAAATCAAAGATTTAATGAATAAAGAATCAGGTTTATTAGGTCTTTCAGGTATTTCAAATGACTATCGTGACGTAGAAGAAGCAGCAGATGCGGGTAATAAACAAGCTGAAATGGCCTTGACTGTTTTTGCTCGTCGTATTATTCAATATGTTGGTTCCTATGCGGCTGATTTGAATGGTTTGGATACGTTAGTTTTCACAGCAGGTGTGGGAGAACATTCTGATCGCTTACGAAAAGCTGTCTGTGATTCTCTAACGTATCTAGGTGTTAAAATTGATGAGGCTAAAAATGCAACAGATAGTCTTTCGATTGAAGCAGCTGATAGTAAAGTGAAAGTTTTAGTAATACCAACAGACGAAGAGGTAATTATCGCACGTGATGTGATACGTATTGCCGCTTTATAA